A single region of the Lotus japonicus ecotype B-129 chromosome 4, LjGifu_v1.2 genome encodes:
- the LOC130715964 gene encoding uncharacterized protein LOC130715964: MDGRHIHLAAESLVGHNYAGRLNSEAKEDVINQAKTWVPPRKMLASLKEKDPSNLTTIQQIYGVCKRFRQSVRGSLTEIQYLLKKLDGEKYVHFERNEPGSEVIRDIFWAHPNAVKLFNTFPYVVIMDCTYKTSKYKLPLLEIVGLTSTDKTYSIAFCYIGSETTEDYIWALKCMKSLIFDQSRLPRVIVTDRDLALLSAASQSLPTTTHLLCLWHINKCVLTKCKEYVGTDDFAQEVMDKWAELVDAPTVPEFEAHWIELFNMCKHKHKLKFATYCSTTWLVHKQKFAKAWTNHVMHFGTTTSNRAEGTHANLKLMLRNSKGDLATSWNASHSLTTNRHTEIVASFERSMNKIDHLFKTPFYTNIRGFMSIKCLKLIDAELTRMRACGGRCDCLLRETHGLPCGCQLADYERIPYEAIHPFWKSLSWEHVPVADTGSSDICGLNHGEMHPEVEALTRYFHSLDTGGQSMVRRKLQAIYCPERSTLCTPELRIKSNRTAKLKESKQPKGRAIGSLTRDPSAFELTDKKIKEEMKSSQPAKRKKRVKKS, translated from the exons atggacggtagacacatccatctcgcagctgagtcactagttggccacaattacgctggtagactgaatagtgaggcgaaggaggacgtgataaatcaggctaagacttgggttccacctagaaagatgttggcgtccttaaaggaaaaagatccttcaaacttgactaccatccaacaaatttatggtgtttgcaagcggttcagacaatccgttcgtgggtcactgacagagatacaatacttgctgaagaagttggacggtgagaagtatgttcacttcgaacgaaatgaacccggatcggaagtgattagagatatattttgggctcatccgaatgccgtcaaacttttcaacacattcccatatgtagtgatcatggattgcacatacaagaccagcaaatacaaactacccttgctcgagattgttggcctgacctccacggataaaacatactcaatagcattctgttacattggcagtgagaccacagaggactacatttgggcattgaagtgtatgaagtctctgattttCGACCAATCCAGGTTGCCTAGAGTGATTGTGACGGATAGAGATCTTgctttattgagtgctgcttcacaaagccttcccaccaccacccatttactatgcttgtggcacatcaacaagtgtgttttgacaaagtgcaaagagtatgttggcacggatgattttgctcaagaggttatggacaagtgggccgaattggtagatgctccaacagttccagaatttgaagctcattggattgaattgtttaacatgtgcaagcataaacacaagttgaaatttgccacttattgttctactacatggttggtccacaagcagaaatttgccaaggcatggacaaatcatgtgatgcattttggaacaacaacaagtaacag GGCTGAAGGTACACATGCCAACTTGAAGTTGATGTTGCGGAACAgtaagggtgacctggccacatcatggaatgcgtcgcatagtttgaccaccaatcgccacactgagatagtagcatcgtttgagcgcagtatgaataaaattgatcaccttttcaagacccctttctacacaaatattagGGGATTTATGTCAATCAAATGCCTGAAACTCATTGATGCTGAACTGACAAGAATGCGAGCCTGCGGCGGCAGATGCGATTGcttattgagagagactcatggactaccttgcggttgtcaacttgcag ATTATGAGAGGATTCCGTACGAAgccattcatccattctggaagagcctaagttgggagcatgtacctgttgcagatactggcagctcagatatttgcggactaaaccatggagagatgcacccagaagttgaggcactgacacgttatttccattctttggatactggagggcagagtatggtaaggaggaagcttcaagcgatATATTGTCCTGAAAGGAGTACACTATGTACTCCTGAGCTTCGGATAAAGTCCAACCGCACTGCTAAGTTGAAAGAGAGCAAACAACCCAAGGGtcgagcaataggatccttgactcgtgatccttcagcgtttgaacttacagacaagaagattaaagaggaaatgaagtcttcacaaccagcaaagaggaagaagcgtgtgaagaagtcaTAA